The Solanum lycopersicum chromosome 2, SLM_r2.1 DNA window tttttcttcttcatcatcatcatcatcatcaaaccCCATACTCCAAAACAATAGAGTCCAGAATTGTTGATTTTCGTTTGTTATGGAAGATACAAAACCAAAAAAGCAAGCCAACAACGGAGACTTATTTGATGATGCGGCGGACGAATTCCCCTTCGACGATTGCAGCGACATATTTTCCGACGCCGAAACCGGCGGATCGGAGGATGACGTAAACCTTAATCAATCCGTGGAAAATGACAATTTACCGTTGTCTTCTCTCCGGCATCGGCGACCTTTTTCTTTCAATGATTCTGGTAACGAGTCGACTAATTTTCGACCTTTCATAAGTTCCGAGAGTTATTCGAATTCGAGAGAGCGAAAGATAAATTTCTCAAGGAAATTTATGGCAGAAGATAAGGATAAGAATGGAAGTTTGGACAATATAGAAAGTTCGAACTCAATGCAGCTTGACTTGAGCACAAAAAGTCAAAAAGGTATAGGTGATGAACAAAATAAGGAGATTCCAACAGGTATGAATGCAAATAGTGTAATAATAGATAATTCGAATGAGGATTCTTCACTGCTGAAAGAGGATTCTGTAATTACTCATGTAAACAATGACGAAACCGATAATTCGGAGGAAGTTAATTCACATTTCAGAGAAATTGATGATTCAAGTTCgaatattttgtttgatttagcGAATTTAGTCATAAAATCTGTTGGATATCAAGTGAATATGTTGATAACTATTGTGAGTTTGATGATAAAGTTGTTTACATTTCCTGTATGGATAATATATTGCTCTTATATGTTTGTGATGGATCCATTTCAAATAATGAGGCGTGTGAAACGATATGTACTACACAGGTTTATGAGGAGTTTTGGGTTTGTGTTTGAGAATACGTTGAAATTTGTTTCTAGATGGTTGAAGGAGCAGAGTTCAGTATGGAGGTTGGGGCTACAACTTGGATGGGGATGCTTGTGGTCTGTGTATGTTTGTTTTGTGTTGGTTGGATTGCTGGTATCGGCTTTTATAATGGGTGGCATCTTGATAAGAATTATGGTGGAAGAGCCTATCAGGATGAACGAGcctttgaattttgattataCAGCAAAGAGCCCAGTTGCATATGTGCCGATAATAAGGAGTCCAGGTGTGACCTGTGGTGTAGATAGTCAAGTGGAGGTTGGAATGGTTGATGGGGTGCGAGTTATCCCACCTAATCATAAGTTGCAGGTTACTGTTTCCCTAATGTTGCCCGAGTCAGATTACAACAGAAATTTGGGCATTTTTCAGGTATGAGCGCAAAGACAGTTTCATACATGATGGATATTTTGCTGCTAGATACAGAATGGTTGTACTTGGAACTTATTGTCCATCGTTCATCAACATAGGTTCATTGACCTGATTGGgaagatgttttttttaaaaacaaattgtgAAGTTATTGCTTTAGTTTATGCGTACAAAGTTAGTCCCAACAGCTATGGAAGTCGCTTGACTGTGTACATGTATGCCATATTTGTTATGTTTGGTGCTTTCTGCAAGGATCAAATTCTGTTGTATATTCAGATGGAGGATATAGTCTAGACAGGATTTTCTATTGCAAAATG harbors:
- the LOC101250183 gene encoding seipin-2; translated protein: MEDTKPKKQANNGDLFDDAADEFPFDDCSDIFSDAETGGSEDDVNLNQSVENDNLPLSSLRHRRPFSFNDSGNESTNFRPFISSESYSNSRERKINFSRKFMAEDKDKNGSLDNIESSNSMQLDLSTKSQKGIGDEQNKEIPTGMNANSVIIDNSNEDSSLLKEDSVITHVNNDETDNSEEVNSHFREIDDSSSNILFDLANLVIKSVGYQVNMLITIVSLMIKLFTFPVWIIYCSYMFVMDPFQIMRRVKRYVLHRFMRSFGFVFENTLKFVSRWLKEQSSVWRLGLQLGWGCLWSVYVCFVLVGLLVSAFIMGGILIRIMVEEPIRMNEPLNFDYTAKSPVAYVPIIRSPGVTCGVDSQVEVGMVDGVRVIPPNHKLQVTVSLMLPESDYNRNLGIFQVRVDFLTSNGKVLSSARRPCMLQFKSNPIRLFSTFLKAAPLVTGYTSESQKLKVDLKGFTEGFIPTACLRVIIEQRAEFHPGGGVPEIYTASLTLESELPFIKRMLWYWKTTLFVWVSMTLFTMEFLFALLCCKPLIIPSLRLRHHSNSRTGSPNNAPIGR